The following coding sequences are from one Devosia yakushimensis window:
- a CDS encoding MFS transporter: MASVIKIYALFLGSALLMFGGGLQGLLLSVRGAEENFSLLSLGLIGTGWSVGFVAGSIAVPMIVRKVGHIRAFSVMAAIGTVTILLNLLWINDVGWIVLRALSGFCFAGAAMIVESWLNEVADNRSRGTIFSIYVTINMAASTLGQIAMSVTGTAGYLPFVLGAISFICAVLPTALTSSPQPRPLASAKLDLRLLYRTSPVAAIAAFSCGMANGSFGTLAPVYGYEQGLDAGGIAFLFAVAAILGAIAQIPFGRLSDRIDRRWVLIGLAGAASVIGLLLVLINPTAGWLMYVFFAAYGFVANPLYAVAVAHANDFAKDGEFARVAGGMLLILGVGLAIGPAVSSMLMGTFGPVALFMVTALFHALLAGFAYLRMRMRNAPDAADRAPFQPMGTDKQVTPETIVLDPRADSDSGPSNEPSSQAERSDVQERAI; encoded by the coding sequence ATGGCCTCAGTCATTAAAATCTACGCCCTGTTTCTGGGTTCGGCCCTGCTCATGTTTGGCGGGGGGCTGCAGGGCCTCTTGCTCTCGGTGCGCGGGGCGGAGGAAAATTTCTCGCTGCTGTCGCTGGGCCTGATCGGCACAGGCTGGTCGGTGGGCTTTGTCGCCGGGTCGATCGCGGTGCCGATGATCGTGCGCAAGGTGGGCCATATCCGCGCCTTTTCGGTGATGGCGGCCATCGGCACGGTCACCATTCTGCTCAATCTGCTCTGGATCAACGATGTCGGCTGGATCGTGCTGCGCGCGCTATCGGGCTTCTGCTTTGCCGGCGCGGCGATGATCGTCGAAAGCTGGCTCAATGAAGTGGCCGACAATCGCAGCCGCGGCACGATCTTTTCGATCTATGTGACCATCAATATGGCCGCCTCGACGCTGGGGCAGATTGCCATGTCGGTGACCGGGACGGCGGGCTATCTGCCCTTCGTGCTTGGCGCGATCAGCTTTATCTGCGCCGTACTGCCGACCGCCCTGACCTCGAGCCCGCAGCCACGCCCGCTCGCCTCGGCCAAGCTCGATCTGCGCCTCCTCTACAGAACCTCGCCCGTGGCGGCGATCGCGGCCTTTTCCTGCGGCATGGCCAATGGCTCGTTCGGCACGCTGGCGCCGGTCTATGGCTATGAACAAGGGCTCGATGCCGGCGGCATCGCCTTTCTCTTCGCCGTTGCAGCCATTCTGGGCGCGATCGCGCAAATTCCCTTCGGGCGCCTCTCGGACCGGATCGACCGGCGCTGGGTGCTGATCGGGCTGGCGGGGGCGGCCTCGGTGATCGGCCTCCTGCTGGTCCTGATCAATCCCACCGCCGGCTGGCTGATGTATGTGTTTTTTGCCGCCTATGGCTTTGTTGCCAATCCGCTTTATGCCGTGGCGGTGGCCCATGCCAACGACTTCGCCAAAGATGGCGAATTTGCCCGCGTGGCCGGCGGCATGCTGCTGATTCTGGGGGTTGGGCTGGCCATCGGGCCGGCGGTTTCCTCCATGCTGATGGGCACGTTCGGGCCGGTGGCCTTGTTCATGGTGACGGCGCTGTTCCATGCCCTGCTGGCCGGCTTTGCCTATCTCCGCATGCGGATGCGCAATGCGCCCGACGCGGCCGATCGCGCCCCGTTCCAGCCCATGGGCACCGACAAGCAGGTGACGCCGGAAACCATTGTGCTCGATCCGCGAGCTGATAGTGATAGCGGCCCAAGCAATGAGCCATCATCACAAGCGGAGAGAAGCGATGTTCAAGAGCGAGCGATTTGA
- the moaB gene encoding molybdenum cofactor biosynthesis protein B, producing MFKSERFEDRAFKPLSIAVIAVSDTRTLETDTGGALLKSLLEADGHECASRVVVRDDTQLIRQAVQGFVADPKVDVILTTGGTGFSGRDVTPEAIEPLFDKRMEGFSVLFHQYSATTVGTSSLQSRATGGLIGTTFVFCLPGSRGACRDAWEGILSHQLDYRHKPCNFVELMPRLDER from the coding sequence ATGTTCAAGAGCGAGCGATTTGAAGACCGGGCGTTCAAGCCGCTCTCCATCGCCGTCATCGCCGTTTCCGATACACGGACGCTCGAAACCGATACAGGCGGCGCGCTGCTCAAATCGCTGCTCGAAGCCGATGGGCATGAATGTGCCTCTCGCGTGGTCGTCCGCGACGATACCCAGCTGATCCGCCAGGCCGTGCAGGGGTTCGTCGCCGATCCCAAGGTCGATGTGATCCTCACCACGGGCGGCACCGGCTTTTCCGGGCGCGATGTCACGCCCGAGGCGATCGAGCCGCTCTTTGACAAGCGGATGGAAGGCTTTTCGGTGCTGTTCCACCAATATTCGGCGACGACGGTAGGCACCAGCTCGCTGCAATCGCGGGCGACGGGCGGGCTCATCGGCACGACATTCGTCTTCTGCCTCCCCGGCTCGCGCGGCGCCTGCCGCGACGCCTGGGAAGGCATTCTGAGCCACCAGTTGGATTACCGGCACAAGCCCTGCAATTTCGTCGAGCTGATGCCACGGCTGGATGAGCGGTAG